In Campylobacter concisus, the following are encoded in one genomic region:
- a CDS encoding fumarate hydratase, translating to MRIINVKDIREVVAKLCKQACYVVTPDLKAAFTKAQSNESSSLGKDILGKILQNAKLAEEGVAPICQDTGMTVVFVQIGQDVHIEGGYIEDAINEGIAEGYIEGYLRKSVVAEPLFERKNTTNNTPAVIHTRIVPGDKLKIKVAPKGFGSENKSVLKMLVPADGIEGVKKVFLEAVKYAGPNACPPLTIGVGIGGTMDKAALLAKEAAVRSVDSKNSDPRYAKLEDELLELACKTGVGPQGLGGDTTAVKVNVEWYPTHIAGLPVAININCHAARHADAEL from the coding sequence ATGAGAATAATAAATGTAAAAGATATAAGAGAAGTCGTTGCCAAGCTTTGCAAACAGGCCTGTTATGTTGTGACGCCAGATTTAAAGGCTGCTTTTACAAAGGCTCAAAGTAATGAAAGCTCGTCACTAGGCAAAGACATTTTGGGCAAAATTTTACAAAATGCTAAGCTTGCGGAAGAGGGCGTTGCGCCTATCTGCCAAGACACCGGTATGACGGTTGTTTTCGTGCAGATCGGCCAAGATGTGCATATTGAGGGTGGATATATTGAAGATGCGATAAATGAGGGCATTGCGGAAGGCTACATTGAGGGCTACCTAAGAAAGTCAGTTGTTGCTGAGCCACTTTTTGAGAGAAAAAATACCACAAATAACACTCCAGCTGTCATCCACACTAGAATCGTGCCAGGAGATAAGCTAAAGATAAAAGTAGCTCCAAAAGGTTTTGGTAGTGAGAATAAATCAGTTTTAAAAATGCTTGTACCAGCTGATGGCATAGAAGGTGTAAAAAAAGTCTTTTTAGAGGCCGTAAAATACGCTGGACCAAATGCCTGTCCTCCATTAACAATAGGCGTTGGCATAGGCGGTACGATGGATAAGGCAGCACTTTTGGCAAAAGAAGCGGCGGTTCGTTCGGTCGATAGTAAAAATTCTGATCCAAGATATGCCAAATTAGAAGATGAGCTACTAGAGCTTGCTTGCAAAACTGGTGTTGGTCCTCAAGGACTTGGTGGTGACACCACTGCTGTTAAAGTAAATGTCGAGTGGTATCCAACCCACATAGCAGGTCTTCCTGTTGCTATAAACATCAACTGTCACGCTGCACGCCACGCAGATGCCGAGCTTTAA
- a CDS encoding hemolysin family protein, whose translation MVILAIVFILLNAFFVLSEFSLVKVRKSRLEELIKEKKPNAQLAFEMSNKLDTYLSATQLGITLSSLALGWIGEPAVARLIEAPLKNFFNFSDILVHTVGFAIAFTLITLLHVVMGELVPKSVAIAKAETSVLKIARPLHFFWVLFSPVIKLFDILATIGLKILGIQPAKENELAHSEEEIKIIVGESLKGGVLDSFETEIIKNAVDFSDTVAKEIMTPRRDMICINKQKSFEENLQVVFESKYTRFPYIDGSKDIILGMIHIRDILQLHFSKDKEKSFDSIVRKFVIVPESLSISKVLVMMNKEQISAALVVDEYGGTAGLLTMEDIMEEVLGDFNDEHDEVDQHYKKINDNIYEFQGRYDLESVEEVLGISFDEETDQVTIGGYVFNLIGRLPVVGDKIEDENCYYEVRKMDGASISRVKVRKKIKNEEESIQS comes from the coding sequence ATGGTAATACTTGCCATTGTATTCATTTTACTAAATGCCTTTTTTGTTTTATCAGAATTTTCTCTTGTTAAAGTTCGTAAGTCTAGACTTGAAGAACTTATCAAAGAAAAAAAACCAAACGCTCAGCTTGCCTTTGAGATGTCAAACAAGCTTGATACTTATCTTAGTGCTACTCAGCTTGGTATCACACTAAGCTCACTTGCTCTTGGTTGGATCGGTGAGCCAGCAGTTGCAAGACTTATAGAAGCACCGCTTAAAAATTTCTTCAACTTTAGTGATATCTTAGTTCATACGGTTGGTTTTGCGATCGCATTTACGCTTATTACGTTACTTCACGTTGTAATGGGTGAGCTTGTGCCAAAGTCAGTTGCTATCGCAAAGGCCGAGACTTCAGTGTTAAAAATCGCTCGTCCACTTCACTTTTTCTGGGTGCTATTTTCGCCTGTAATTAAGCTTTTTGATATTTTAGCGACCATTGGACTTAAAATTTTAGGTATCCAGCCAGCTAAAGAGAATGAGCTAGCTCACTCTGAAGAAGAGATAAAAATCATCGTTGGTGAGAGCTTAAAGGGCGGCGTGCTTGATAGCTTTGAGACTGAGATCATTAAAAATGCAGTTGATTTTAGTGACACAGTCGCAAAAGAGATCATGACGCCAAGGCGTGATATGATCTGTATAAATAAACAAAAGAGTTTTGAAGAGAATTTGCAAGTCGTATTTGAGTCAAAATACACTCGCTTTCCTTATATAGACGGCTCAAAAGATATTATTTTGGGCATGATACACATTAGAGATATTTTGCAGCTCCACTTTAGCAAAGATAAAGAGAAGAGTTTTGACTCAATTGTTCGTAAATTTGTCATAGTGCCTGAGAGCCTTTCTATTTCAAAAGTGCTTGTAATGATGAATAAAGAGCAAATTTCAGCTGCACTTGTAGTCGATGAGTATGGCGGTACAGCCGGACTTCTTACGATGGAAGATATCATGGAAGAGGTGCTTGGTGATTTTAATGACGAGCACGATGAAGTTGATCAGCACTATAAAAAGATAAATGACAATATTTATGAATTTCAAGGCAGATATGATCTAGAGAGCGTAGAAGAGGTTCTTGGTATAAGCTTTGATGAAGAGACAGATCAAGTAACGATCGGTGGATATGTCTTCAACTTAATCGGTCGTTTGCCAGTAGTTGGGGACAAGATCGAGGATGAAAACTGCTACTACGAAGTAAGAAAGATGGATGGAGCCAGTATCTCACGTGTAAAAGTTAGAAAAAAGATAAAAAATGAAGAGGAGAGCATTCAGTCTTAA
- a CDS encoding Fe-S-containing hydro-lyase, translating to MSEVKRITAPFDKEVVKSLKAGDNVLISGTIIAARDAAHKALTETLARGEKLPVELKGETIYYVGPTPAKPNQAIGAAGPTTSGRMDKYTPTMINEVGINGMIGKGYRSDAVVEAMKKSCCVYMVAIGGIGALISQSIKKYEVLAYPELGPEAVARLTVEDFPAIVAIDCEGNNFYEVGQAPYKKI from the coding sequence ATGTCAGAAGTAAAAAGAATAACAGCACCATTTGATAAAGAGGTGGTAAAAAGCCTAAAAGCAGGCGACAATGTCCTAATATCAGGCACTATCATAGCAGCTCGTGACGCTGCACATAAGGCACTTACTGAAACATTGGCACGCGGCGAAAAACTACCAGTTGAACTAAAGGGTGAGACTATCTACTACGTCGGACCAACTCCAGCTAAGCCAAATCAAGCTATCGGCGCAGCAGGCCCAACAACAAGTGGTAGAATGGATAAATACACCCCAACTATGATAAATGAAGTTGGTATAAATGGTATGATCGGTAAAGGCTACAGGAGTGACGCAGTAGTCGAAGCTATGAAAAAATCATGCTGTGTTTATATGGTTGCTATCGGTGGTATCGGAGCGCTCATTAGCCAAAGTATCAAAAAATATGAAGTGCTAGCTTATCCAGAACTAGGACCAGAGGCAGTTGCTAGGCTTACAGTTGAGGATTTCCCAGCAATAGTTGCCATTGACTGCGAGGGCAATAACTTCTACGAAGTTGGCCAAGCTCCTTACAAAAAGATATAA
- a CDS encoding RidA family protein, with amino-acid sequence MKKQISTKNAPQAIGPYSQAISSNGFLFISGQLGVTPAGEFASSSVEAQAEQSLENLKNILAEAGLTFDNAVKTTIFLADMGDFAKVNTVYAKFFKEPYPTRSTVAVKTLPKDALVEIELIAAY; translated from the coding sequence ATGAAAAAACAAATCTCAACAAAAAATGCTCCACAAGCGATTGGGCCATATTCTCAAGCTATTAGCTCAAATGGATTTTTATTTATCTCAGGTCAGCTTGGTGTCACACCAGCGGGTGAGTTTGCAAGTAGTAGCGTAGAAGCTCAAGCTGAGCAATCTCTTGAAAATTTAAAAAATATCTTGGCTGAGGCAGGGCTTACTTTTGATAATGCTGTAAAGACCACAATATTTCTAGCAGATATGGGAGATTTTGCTAAAGTAAATACTGTGTATGCTAAATTTTTTAAAGAGCCTTATCCTACTAGAAGTACAGTAGCCGTTAAGACTTTGCCAAAAGATGCACTTGTGGAAATAGAGCTTATCGCGGCTTATTAA